In one window of Deinococcus aerius DNA:
- a CDS encoding glycosyltransferase family 9 protein, with product MKPDHRLEDVRKIAVLRANALGDYMFSLPALEALRAAYPDAEIVLLGQPWHARFLQGRPGPLDRVVAVPPSRGVYVGRDGHADEDSAEMDEFFRRMGDERFDLAVQLHGGGRYSNPFVRRLGARVTVGSRTPDAAPLDRMVPYVYWQNEIARNLEVVALAGAAAVTLEPRLTVTESDLAEARVVVPEDAAPLVALHPGAGDPRRRWSPAHFAQVADALSDAGARIVVTGAGDEAHLVEGVLAAMRSPAVDTCGRLSIGGLAGLLSRCALVVSNDSGPLHLGAAVGARTVGIYWCGNAINAGTLGRTRHRPVLSWRLNCPECGLNCMEGRCDHRSSFVDDVTPGQVLQEARALLADVGGITQP from the coding sequence TTGAAGCCCGACCATCGCCTCGAAGACGTGCGGAAGATCGCCGTGCTGCGGGCCAACGCGCTGGGGGATTACATGTTCTCCCTCCCCGCGCTGGAGGCCCTGCGGGCGGCGTACCCGGACGCCGAGATCGTGCTGCTGGGCCAGCCCTGGCACGCCCGGTTTCTCCAGGGTCGCCCCGGCCCCCTCGACCGGGTGGTGGCGGTGCCCCCCAGCCGGGGCGTGTACGTCGGGCGCGACGGCCACGCGGACGAGGACTCCGCCGAGATGGACGAATTCTTCCGCCGGATGGGGGACGAACGCTTCGACCTGGCCGTGCAGCTCCACGGGGGCGGGCGGTATTCCAACCCCTTCGTGCGGCGGCTGGGTGCCCGGGTGACGGTGGGCTCGCGTACCCCGGACGCCGCCCCGCTCGACCGGATGGTGCCCTACGTGTACTGGCAGAACGAGATCGCGCGGAACTTGGAGGTCGTCGCGCTTGCTGGAGCCGCCGCCGTCACGCTCGAACCGCGCCTAACCGTGACGGAGAGCGATCTGGCCGAGGCCCGGGTCGTGGTGCCGGAGGACGCGGCGCCCCTGGTGGCCCTCCACCCCGGCGCGGGCGACCCCCGGCGCCGCTGGAGTCCGGCACATTTCGCCCAGGTCGCGGACGCGCTGAGTGACGCGGGAGCCCGCATCGTCGTCACGGGGGCCGGGGACGAGGCGCATCTGGTGGAGGGCGTGCTGGCCGCCATGCGTTCCCCCGCCGTGGATACCTGTGGGCGGCTCAGCATCGGAGGGCTGGCGGGCCTGCTCTCGCGCTGCGCCCTGGTCGTGTCCAACGACTCCGGCCCGCTCCACCTGGGGGCGGCGGTGGGCGCGCGGACGGTGGGCATCTACTGGTGCGGCAACGCCATCAACGCCGGAACGCTGGGCCGCACCCGGCACCGCCCGGTCCTCTCCTGGCGCCTGAACTGCCCCGAGTGCGGCCTGAACTGTATGGAGGGCCGCTGCGACCACCGCTCCTCCTTCGTGGACGACGTGACGCCGGGGCAGGTGCTTCAGGAGGCCCGGGC